Proteins found in one Herbiconiux sp. A18JL235 genomic segment:
- a CDS encoding SPFH domain-containing protein has product MNDVVGQVILVIVLIIIVVFVIVVVARSVRIIPQARAGVVERLGRYHKTLMPGLNILVPFIDRLRPLIDLREQVVSFPPQPVITEDNLVVSIDTVVFFQVTDARAATYEISNYLGAVEQLATTTLRNVVGGLNLEEALTSRDEINGQLRIVLDEATGKWGIRVSRVELKAIDPPASIQDSMEKQMRAERERRAVILTAEGTKQSAILEAEGHRQAEILRAEGDAKAQVLRAQGEAEAITTVFGAIHRGEPDNLLLAYQYLQTLPKIAEGSANKLWVIPSELTEALKGIGGALGGAVQPGASGRAERAAANAPTESIVSEHDVRRAEQEMRAAEQESRSATDGLGATAPDAAPPAATTLDPTTASEQHDPETGRADGPPTAG; this is encoded by the coding sequence ATGAACGACGTCGTCGGACAGGTGATCCTCGTCATCGTCCTCATCATCATCGTGGTGTTCGTGATCGTGGTGGTGGCGCGGTCGGTGCGCATCATCCCGCAGGCCCGCGCGGGCGTGGTGGAGCGGCTCGGCCGCTATCACAAGACACTCATGCCCGGCCTCAACATCCTGGTGCCGTTCATCGACAGGCTCCGCCCCCTCATCGATCTGCGTGAACAGGTGGTGTCGTTCCCGCCGCAACCGGTGATCACCGAAGACAACCTCGTGGTCTCGATCGACACCGTCGTGTTCTTCCAGGTGACGGATGCGCGGGCTGCCACCTACGAGATCTCGAACTACCTCGGGGCGGTGGAGCAGCTCGCCACCACGACACTTCGCAACGTCGTGGGCGGGCTCAATCTCGAGGAGGCCCTGACCAGCCGCGACGAGATCAACGGTCAGCTGCGCATCGTGCTCGACGAGGCGACCGGAAAGTGGGGAATCAGGGTCTCGCGGGTGGAACTCAAGGCGATCGACCCGCCGGCGTCCATCCAGGACTCGATGGAGAAGCAGATGCGCGCCGAGCGGGAGCGCCGCGCGGTCATCCTCACCGCGGAGGGCACCAAGCAGTCGGCGATCCTCGAGGCGGAGGGCCACCGGCAGGCCGAGATCCTCCGGGCGGAGGGTGACGCGAAGGCCCAGGTGCTGCGAGCCCAGGGTGAGGCGGAGGCCATCACGACGGTGTTCGGGGCGATCCATCGCGGCGAGCCCGACAACCTGCTTCTCGCCTACCAGTACCTGCAGACGCTGCCGAAGATCGCCGAGGGGTCGGCCAACAAGCTCTGGGTCATCCCGAGCGAGCTCACCGAGGCGCTGAAGGGCATCGGAGGGGCGCTGGGTGGAGCCGTGCAGCCCGGGGCGAGCGGGCGCGCCGAGCGCGCTGCGGCGAACGCGCCCACCGAGAGCATCGTCTCGGAGCACGACGTGCGCCGGGCGGAGCAGGAGATGCGGGCGGCCGAGCAGGAGTCGCGCAGCGCCACGGACGGGCTGGGCGCGACCGCGCCCGACGCCGCGCCGCCTGCCGCGACCACGCTCGACCCCACGACCGCATCCGAGCAGCACGACCCGGAGACCGGCCGGGCCGATGGCCCGCCCACCGCGGGCTGA
- a CDS encoding NfeD family protein: protein MLEFLDSYAWIFWLGLILLFIVIEMLTLEFTFLMIAIGSLGGLIAGALGVPWYYQIVVAAVLSLLLLLTLRPPLLRRLKRGGDPAKSNVDALLGLEGLVLDQVTSTAGHVKLANGDTWTARVSPAADIRDLPRGERVLVTAIDGATAIVVPAGRTEPKEPIA from the coding sequence ATGCTCGAATTCCTCGACTCCTACGCCTGGATCTTCTGGCTGGGGCTCATCCTCCTGTTCATCGTGATCGAGATGCTCACCCTCGAGTTCACTTTCCTCATGATCGCCATCGGCAGTCTGGGCGGGCTCATCGCCGGGGCGCTCGGCGTGCCCTGGTACTACCAGATCGTCGTCGCCGCGGTGCTGTCGCTCCTCCTGCTGCTCACCCTCCGGCCCCCGCTGCTGCGACGTCTGAAGCGCGGCGGCGATCCGGCGAAGAGCAACGTCGACGCACTGCTCGGCCTCGAGGGTCTCGTGCTCGACCAGGTCACCTCGACGGCCGGCCACGTCAAGCTCGCCAACGGCGACACCTGGACGGCACGGGTGTCCCCTGCCGCCGACATCCGCGACCTCCCCCGTGGCGAGCGCGTGCTCGTCACCGCCATCGACGGCGCCACCGCCATCGTGGTTCCCGCCGGCCGCACCGAACCGAAGGAGCCCATCGCATGA
- a CDS encoding SDR family oxidoreductase, whose protein sequence is MPNPLAPGSLAGKRALVTGSSRGIGADTVGYFAEAGASVVINYRNKEARAAKLANSIREAGDSAVVVGADLTDQDSVAAMFDRVQAELGGLDVLVLNASGGMESGMAADYAMQLNRDAQVNVLTAALPLLAPGSRIVFVTSHQAHFIKTTPTMPEYEQVALSKRAGEDALRALIPKLDELGIEFVVVSGDMIEGTITATLLERANPGAIGARKEAAGRLYNVSEFAAEVAAAAVEPVPADHTRYVGDVSDFGGASS, encoded by the coding sequence GTGCCCAATCCACTCGCCCCCGGTTCCCTCGCAGGCAAGCGCGCCCTGGTCACCGGCTCCTCGCGCGGCATCGGCGCCGACACCGTGGGCTACTTCGCCGAAGCCGGCGCCTCCGTGGTCATCAACTACCGCAACAAGGAGGCGCGCGCGGCGAAGCTCGCGAACAGCATCCGGGAGGCCGGCGACTCGGCCGTCGTCGTGGGCGCCGACCTCACCGATCAGGACTCGGTCGCCGCCATGTTCGACCGGGTGCAGGCCGAGCTCGGCGGGCTCGACGTGCTCGTGCTGAACGCCTCGGGCGGCATGGAGAGCGGCATGGCCGCCGACTACGCGATGCAGCTGAACCGCGACGCCCAGGTGAACGTGCTGACCGCCGCCCTGCCGCTGCTCGCCCCGGGATCGCGCATCGTGTTCGTCACGAGCCACCAGGCCCACTTCATCAAGACCACCCCGACCATGCCCGAGTACGAGCAGGTCGCCCTCTCCAAGCGCGCCGGCGAAGACGCGCTGCGCGCCCTCATCCCGAAACTCGACGAGCTCGGCATCGAGTTCGTCGTGGTGTCGGGCGACATGATCGAGGGCACCATCACGGCGACCCTCCTCGAGCGCGCCAACCCCGGGGCCATCGGTGCCCGCAAGGAGGCCGCCGGCCGCCTGTACAACGTGAGCGAGTTCGCGGCCGAGGTCGCCGCGGCCGCCGTCGAGCCCGTCCCCGCCGACCACACCCGCTACGTGGGCGACGTCTCCGACTTCGGCGGCGCCTCCTCGTGA
- a CDS encoding NUDIX hydrolase translates to MSGAADAAVPQGDVILKSRVLLLDRDGATLLFFTRANVAAHPTRWLTPGGHLEPGETHAEAAVRELREETGLVVDGVGEPVWARDFVAEPASGVFRDYHEEWYLLTVDRFYPVDAEWTPEERVDIEAWRWWNVDELEQTTDALEPLELVEVVRRLAAG, encoded by the coding sequence GTGAGCGGGGCCGCCGACGCGGCCGTGCCGCAGGGCGACGTGATCCTCAAGTCGCGCGTGCTGCTGCTCGACCGCGACGGTGCCACCCTGCTGTTCTTCACGCGAGCCAATGTGGCCGCGCATCCGACCCGCTGGTTGACCCCCGGCGGTCATCTCGAACCGGGGGAGACCCACGCCGAAGCCGCGGTGCGGGAACTGCGCGAGGAGACCGGACTCGTCGTCGATGGCGTGGGCGAGCCGGTCTGGGCGCGCGATTTCGTGGCGGAACCCGCATCCGGCGTCTTCCGCGACTACCACGAGGAGTGGTACCTGCTCACCGTCGACCGCTTCTACCCCGTCGACGCCGAGTGGACACCCGAGGAGCGCGTCGACATCGAGGCGTGGCGGTGGTGGAACGTCGACGAGCTCGAGCAGACCACGGATGCCTTGGAGCCGCTCGAGCTCGTCGAGGTGGTGCGGAGGCTGGCGGCCGGTTAG
- a CDS encoding HdeD family acid-resistance protein, with amino-acid sequence MTTTTNTDPAGGFWLFQGDISAAALRWLKGGLWIRAILSLVLGIVVLVLSFNNPDAIVYTIAFLFALYFWIVGLVRIVQGIVNNSVTGGIRALQIILGVLLIVAGVVAIRNPVVSLVALALVIGFSWIIEGVMAVIETAKDSSQWFGTILGVVSVVAGIIVIFLPLESIGILVLFTGILLIVTGIMSAITAVTLGKAPKRA; translated from the coding sequence ATGACGACGACGACGAACACCGACCCGGCCGGCGGCTTCTGGCTGTTCCAGGGCGACATCAGTGCGGCGGCGCTGCGCTGGCTGAAGGGCGGTCTGTGGATCCGTGCGATCCTGTCGCTCGTGCTGGGCATCGTGGTGCTGGTGCTGTCGTTCAACAACCCCGACGCGATCGTCTACACCATCGCGTTCCTGTTCGCGCTCTACTTCTGGATCGTCGGCCTCGTGCGCATCGTGCAGGGCATCGTGAACAACTCGGTGACGGGAGGCATCAGGGCGCTGCAGATCATCCTCGGTGTGCTGCTCATCGTGGCGGGCGTCGTGGCCATCCGCAACCCCGTCGTGTCGCTCGTGGCACTCGCGCTGGTCATCGGCTTCTCCTGGATCATCGAGGGCGTCATGGCCGTCATCGAGACCGCGAAGGACTCCTCGCAGTGGTTCGGTACCATCCTCGGCGTCGTGTCGGTGGTCGCCGGAATCATCGTGATCTTCCTGCCGCTCGAGTCGATCGGAATCCTGGTGCTGTTCACGGGCATCCTGCTCATCGTCACCGGCATCATGTCGGCGATCACCGCCGTCACGCTCGGCAAGGCGCCCAAGCGCGCCTAA
- a CDS encoding peptidoglycan-binding protein, with translation MSDDGAGVTDRHERTRLPWSRARRFVAVVSVVAVAALGTGLALGSLVVSPADREAQNAAPPAGPITVPLEERVVQSTVTTRADVTHADAVGLSPDLSGLAGAAVTTGRVPEVGAQLDAGSVALEIAGRPLLVLPGELPAYRTLRAGMSGPDVAQLKTALTSLGIDSGGSDDVYDSSTASAVRELYRRSGYTAPADPDAEREARAARSAQRAAQAALDDARAALHTAGVAPGGAALLELDNAVREAQRELDVAVAGGAPEVDIARLSDALALATARRSEGAAAPDTAAQQAAVDAAARQLDDATAEAARAEQQALTPLPSSEVAFLTSLPRRVDSVSAARGKAASGEVMTVSGAELVLSGTVGESDAPLIASGARATFTAPDGSEHGATVRSVTEDTGTDKPSGGGTAAEGTAATGRRYRVVLVPDALDDATVQAVRDRNVRVSIPVQSTDGAVLAAPIAALTSGAGGESRLELAEEGGTRLVTVTTGLSAGGYVEIRSDDPAVVAGSRVVVGR, from the coding sequence GTGAGCGACGACGGCGCCGGCGTGACCGACCGGCACGAGCGCACGCGACTGCCGTGGAGTCGCGCTCGTCGATTCGTGGCCGTGGTGTCGGTCGTGGCTGTCGCCGCGCTCGGCACGGGCCTGGCGCTCGGGAGCCTCGTCGTCTCGCCCGCCGACCGCGAGGCCCAGAACGCCGCCCCACCCGCCGGCCCCATCACCGTGCCCCTGGAGGAGCGGGTGGTGCAGAGCACCGTCACGACCCGGGCCGACGTCACCCACGCCGACGCCGTCGGCCTCTCGCCCGATCTGAGCGGCTTGGCGGGAGCTGCGGTGACGACCGGCAGGGTGCCCGAGGTGGGCGCGCAGCTCGATGCCGGATCGGTGGCGCTCGAGATCGCCGGGCGGCCGCTCCTCGTGCTCCCCGGTGAGCTCCCCGCCTACCGCACCCTCCGGGCCGGCATGTCGGGCCCCGACGTCGCCCAACTGAAGACCGCGCTCACCTCCCTCGGCATCGACTCCGGGGGCTCCGACGACGTCTACGACTCGAGCACCGCGAGCGCGGTGCGGGAACTGTACCGGCGCTCCGGCTACACCGCACCGGCCGATCCCGACGCCGAGCGCGAGGCCCGCGCCGCGCGCTCCGCCCAGCGCGCCGCGCAGGCGGCCCTCGACGACGCGAGAGCCGCGCTGCACACCGCCGGCGTCGCCCCCGGAGGCGCCGCACTGCTCGAACTCGACAACGCCGTGCGCGAGGCGCAGCGCGAACTCGACGTCGCGGTGGCCGGCGGCGCGCCCGAGGTGGACATCGCTCGCCTCTCCGACGCGCTCGCCCTCGCGACCGCTCGACGCAGCGAGGGAGCCGCGGCGCCCGACACCGCCGCGCAGCAGGCGGCGGTCGACGCGGCGGCGCGGCAGCTCGACGACGCCACCGCCGAAGCCGCCCGAGCGGAGCAGCAGGCGCTCACGCCCCTTCCGTCCTCGGAGGTCGCGTTCCTCACCTCGCTGCCGCGCAGGGTCGACTCCGTCTCCGCCGCCCGCGGCAAGGCCGCGTCCGGCGAGGTGATGACCGTGTCGGGAGCCGAGCTCGTGCTCTCGGGAACCGTCGGGGAGAGCGACGCGCCGCTCATCGCGTCGGGGGCTCGCGCGACGTTCACGGCTCCCGACGGCAGCGAGCACGGTGCAACCGTGCGCTCCGTCACCGAAGACACCGGAACCGACAAGCCCTCCGGGGGCGGCACGGCAGCGGAGGGCACAGCGGCCACGGGGCGGCGCTACCGTGTCGTCCTGGTTCCCGACGCACTCGACGACGCCACGGTGCAGGCCGTCCGTGACCGCAACGTGCGGGTGTCGATCCCGGTGCAGAGCACCGACGGGGCCGTGCTCGCCGCCCCGATCGCCGCGCTCACCTCGGGCGCGGGCGGAGAGAGCCGCCTGGAGCTGGCGGAGGAGGGGGGAACCCGCCTCGTCACGGTGACGACCGGGCTGTCGGCGGGCGGCTACGTGGAGATCCGCTCCGACGATCCCGCGGTCGTCGCAGGGTCGAGGGTGGTGGTCGGCCGATGA
- a CDS encoding ABC transporter ATP-binding protein — translation MSTLLELRGVGRRYDGPEPVSALSQVDLTLHRGDHLAITGGSGAGKSTLLGILGLLDRPSTGTHLFEGVDVGAAEESERARLRATSIGFVFQSFHLLADRTVAQNVALAFLYGGLARGERRERVEEALERVGLAHRAGFLPSRLSGGERQRAAVARAVCTRPSLLLADEPTGNLDRRNADGVLELFAELHADGLTIVTITHDPRVAAAARRQATIDAGRLSVPATATREAVS, via the coding sequence ATGAGCACGCTCCTCGAACTACGCGGGGTCGGCCGTCGCTACGACGGTCCCGAACCGGTGTCGGCACTCTCGCAGGTCGACCTCACCCTCCATCGGGGCGATCACCTCGCCATCACCGGCGGGTCAGGGGCGGGCAAGTCGACCCTCCTCGGCATCCTGGGCCTGCTCGACCGGCCAAGCACCGGCACCCACCTGTTCGAGGGCGTCGACGTCGGCGCGGCCGAGGAGAGCGAGCGAGCGCGGCTTCGGGCGACGTCGATCGGGTTCGTGTTCCAGTCGTTCCATCTCCTCGCCGATCGCACCGTGGCCCAGAACGTCGCTCTCGCCTTCCTCTACGGCGGTCTCGCGCGAGGAGAGCGACGCGAACGGGTCGAGGAAGCGCTAGAGCGGGTCGGCCTCGCGCATCGGGCCGGCTTCCTCCCCTCTCGCCTGTCGGGCGGCGAACGTCAGCGAGCAGCCGTGGCCCGAGCCGTCTGCACGCGGCCGTCGCTGCTGCTCGCCGATGAGCCCACCGGAAACCTCGACCGCCGCAACGCCGACGGCGTGCTCGAGCTCTTCGCCGAGCTGCACGCCGACGGGCTCACCATCGTCACGATCACCCACGACCCTCGGGTCGCTGCCGCCGCCCGGCGGCAGGCCACCATCGACGCGGGTCGCCTCTCAGTGCCGGCAACCGCAACGCGGGAGGCGGTGTCGTGA
- a CDS encoding ABC transporter permease, which produces MAAEAVEGVGGRRSRLLIGAIGTAVGVATLVMALGLGQTAAGRIADRFHAASATQVEVRPTEQKGSDGDSHATAVLPDDAIDRALRLSGVRAAALLATVDPVRAPVRAAAVVDPEAPAHASPPVLALAGDAVTAFEGRVDHGRFLESGHEARADRVAVLGASAAAALGIPGAETAPSIDIAGHSYTVLGILTEAAGDSTLLGAVMVPRSTALHDFGGRPALSGERMRLAIAPGAAEQVSMQVPVALDPNGPDRFTAGAQEPPPVFQEAVSGDLDSVFLLIAAITLLAASVGIAGVSMLSVSERRGEIGLRRALGATARHIALQFVLESALVGGIGGAAGAALGVGGVVAVSATQGWVPVLDVATALLGALVGGVLGLVAGSWPALTATRVEPAAALRDG; this is translated from the coding sequence GTGGCCGCGGAGGCGGTCGAGGGGGTCGGGGGGAGACGGTCGCGCCTGCTCATCGGTGCGATCGGCACGGCGGTAGGGGTGGCGACGCTCGTCATGGCGCTGGGGCTCGGGCAGACCGCGGCCGGCCGCATCGCCGATCGCTTCCACGCGGCCTCGGCCACGCAGGTCGAGGTGCGGCCGACGGAACAGAAGGGCTCCGACGGAGACAGCCACGCGACGGCGGTGCTGCCGGACGACGCCATCGACCGTGCGCTCCGGCTGAGCGGGGTTCGGGCAGCGGCCCTCCTCGCCACCGTCGACCCCGTGCGCGCACCCGTGCGCGCCGCGGCCGTGGTCGACCCCGAGGCCCCGGCGCACGCGTCACCGCCCGTGCTCGCCCTGGCCGGCGATGCGGTGACGGCCTTCGAGGGCCGTGTCGACCACGGCCGGTTCTTGGAATCCGGGCACGAGGCCCGCGCCGACCGCGTCGCCGTGCTCGGCGCCTCCGCCGCGGCGGCGCTCGGCATCCCTGGAGCCGAGACCGCACCCTCGATCGACATCGCCGGTCACTCCTACACCGTGCTCGGCATCCTCACCGAGGCAGCCGGCGATTCGACGCTCCTCGGTGCCGTCATGGTGCCGCGCAGCACCGCGCTCCACGACTTCGGCGGTCGCCCGGCCCTGAGCGGCGAGCGGATGCGACTGGCCATCGCCCCGGGCGCCGCCGAGCAGGTGAGCATGCAGGTGCCGGTCGCCCTCGATCCGAACGGCCCCGACCGGTTCACGGCGGGCGCCCAGGAGCCGCCGCCGGTGTTCCAGGAGGCCGTCAGCGGCGATCTCGACTCGGTCTTCCTGCTCATCGCGGCGATCACCCTGCTGGCCGCGAGCGTCGGCATCGCCGGGGTCTCGATGCTGAGCGTCTCCGAACGCCGCGGCGAGATCGGCCTGCGGCGCGCTCTCGGCGCCACCGCCCGGCACATCGCCCTGCAGTTCGTGCTCGAGTCGGCGCTCGTGGGCGGCATCGGCGGAGCCGCGGGAGCGGCCCTCGGCGTTGGCGGGGTCGTCGCCGTATCGGCCACGCAGGGCTGGGTTCCCGTTCTCGATGTCGCCACCGCCCTGCTCGGCGCCCTGGTCGGGGGAGTGCTCGGGCTCGTCGCCGGCAGCTGGCCCGCCCTCACCGCGACGAGGGTCGAACCCGCCGCGGCGCTGCGCGACGGGTGA
- a CDS encoding ATP-binding cassette domain-containing protein, translated as MSARAASSTTAGSGGTTAGSVGVAAGAGGAAPGDRHDVIRVRGARENNLQGVDVELPKRRLTVFTGVSGSGKSSLVFGTIAAESQRMINETYSAFLQGFMPTLARPDVDVLEGLTTAIIVDQERMGANARSTVGTATDANAMLRILFSRLGQPQIGSPNAYSFNVPSVKASGAITVQKGESAKAVKTSFTRTGGMCPRCEGMGTVNDIDLTQLYDDSKSLNQGALTIPGYTADGWGVRVFTESGFVDPDKAIRDYTETELRDFLHKEPVKIKAAGVNLTYEGLIPKVQKAFLSKDKEAMQPHVRAFVDRAVTFTTCPDCGGTRLGPEARSSRINGVNIAEVCAMQLSDLAAWLRGLDEPSVAPLLDGLQHTLDSFVEIGLGYLSLDRPSGTLSGGEAQRIKMIRHLGSSLTDVTYVFDEPTVGLHPHDIQRMNRLLLQLRDKGNTVLVVEHKPEAIAIADHVVDLGPGAGTAGGTICFEGTVAGLRASDTLTGRHLDYRATLKSAVRQPTGSLEIRGATANNLHDVDVDVPLGVLTVITGVAGSGKSSLVHGSIPAGAGVVSIDQSAIKGSRRSNPATYTGLLEPIRKAFAKANGVKPALFSANSEGACPSCNGAGVIYTDLGMMAGVSTTCEDCGGKRFDSFVLDYHLGGRDISEVLAMPVAEALEFFASGEARAPAAVAILERLADVGLGYVSLGQPLTTLSGGERQRLKLASHMAESGEIYVLDEPTTGLHLADVDQLLGLLDRLVDSGRSVIVIEHHQAVMAHADWIIDVGPGAGHDGGRIVFEGTPSELVAARSTLTGEHLAQYVGA; from the coding sequence ATGAGCGCGAGGGCAGCGAGCAGCACGACGGCAGGGTCAGGCGGCACGACGGCCGGGTCAGTCGGGGTGGCGGCCGGAGCGGGCGGCGCGGCGCCGGGAGACCGGCACGACGTCATCCGGGTGCGGGGCGCTCGCGAGAACAACCTGCAAGGGGTCGACGTCGAGCTGCCGAAGCGCCGCCTCACCGTCTTCACCGGGGTGTCGGGCTCCGGCAAGAGCTCGCTGGTGTTCGGCACCATCGCCGCCGAGTCCCAGCGCATGATCAACGAGACCTACAGCGCCTTCCTGCAGGGCTTCATGCCCACCCTGGCCAGGCCCGATGTCGACGTGCTGGAGGGCCTCACCACCGCCATCATCGTCGACCAGGAGCGCATGGGCGCGAACGCCCGCTCCACCGTCGGCACCGCCACCGACGCCAACGCGATGCTGCGCATCCTGTTCAGCCGGCTCGGGCAGCCGCAGATCGGCTCGCCGAACGCCTACTCGTTCAATGTGCCGTCGGTGAAGGCCAGCGGAGCCATCACCGTGCAGAAGGGCGAGTCCGCGAAAGCGGTGAAGACGAGCTTCACGCGCACCGGGGGGATGTGCCCGCGGTGCGAGGGCATGGGCACCGTGAACGACATCGACCTCACCCAGCTCTACGACGACTCGAAGTCGCTCAATCAGGGTGCGCTCACCATCCCCGGCTACACGGCCGACGGATGGGGAGTGCGCGTCTTCACCGAATCCGGCTTCGTCGACCCCGACAAGGCGATCCGCGACTACACGGAGACGGAGCTTCGCGACTTCCTCCACAAGGAGCCGGTGAAGATCAAGGCGGCGGGGGTCAACCTCACCTACGAGGGCCTCATCCCGAAGGTGCAGAAGGCGTTCCTGTCGAAAGACAAGGAGGCCATGCAGCCGCACGTGCGCGCGTTCGTCGACCGGGCCGTGACCTTCACCACCTGTCCCGACTGCGGAGGCACACGTCTCGGCCCGGAGGCCCGCTCCTCCCGCATCAATGGAGTGAACATCGCCGAGGTCTGCGCGATGCAGCTGAGCGATCTCGCCGCCTGGCTGCGCGGCCTCGACGAACCCTCCGTGGCCCCTCTGCTCGACGGCCTCCAGCACACCCTCGACTCCTTCGTCGAGATCGGCCTCGGCTACCTCTCGCTCGACCGTCCCTCGGGCACACTCTCAGGCGGCGAGGCGCAGCGCATCAAGATGATCAGGCACCTCGGCTCCTCGCTCACCGACGTCACCTATGTGTTCGACGAACCCACCGTCGGCCTCCACCCGCACGACATCCAGCGCATGAACAGGCTGCTGCTGCAATTGCGCGACAAGGGCAACACGGTGCTCGTGGTCGAGCACAAGCCCGAGGCCATCGCCATCGCCGACCACGTCGTCGACCTCGGCCCCGGCGCGGGCACCGCGGGCGGCACGATCTGCTTCGAGGGAACCGTCGCCGGGCTGCGGGCGAGCGACACCCTCACCGGTCGCCACCTCGACTATCGCGCGACGCTGAAGAGCGCCGTGCGCCAGCCCACCGGGTCCCTCGAGATCAGAGGCGCCACCGCCAACAATCTCCACGACGTCGATGTCGACGTCCCGCTCGGCGTGCTCACGGTCATCACCGGGGTCGCCGGCTCGGGCAAGAGCTCGCTCGTGCACGGCTCCATCCCCGCGGGCGCAGGCGTGGTATCGATCGACCAGAGCGCCATCAAGGGTTCACGACGCAGCAACCCGGCCACCTACACCGGCCTGCTCGAGCCCATCCGCAAGGCCTTCGCCAAAGCGAACGGGGTGAAGCCGGCGCTCTTCAGCGCCAACTCCGAGGGGGCGTGCCCGAGCTGCAACGGCGCCGGGGTCATCTACACCGACCTCGGCATGATGGCGGGTGTCTCCACCACCTGCGAAGACTGCGGGGGCAAGCGGTTCGACTCCTTCGTGCTCGACTACCACCTCGGCGGCCGCGACATCAGCGAGGTGCTGGCCATGCCGGTCGCCGAGGCTCTCGAGTTCTTCGCATCGGGGGAGGCGCGCGCTCCCGCGGCGGTGGCCATCCTCGAGCGTCTCGCCGACGTCGGGCTCGGCTACGTGAGCCTCGGACAACCCCTCACGACCCTCTCCGGCGGAGAACGTCAACGCCTCAAGCTCGCCAGCCACATGGCCGAGAGCGGCGAGATCTACGTGCTCGACGAACCCACGACAGGCCTGCACCTCGCCGACGTCGACCAGTTGCTCGGCCTCCTCGACCGGCTCGTCGACTCCGGCCGCTCGGTCATCGTCATCGAGCACCACCAGGCCGTCATGGCCCACGCCGACTGGATCATCGACGTCGGCCCGGGAGCGGGCCACGACGGCGGGCGCATCGTCTTCGAGGGCACGCCGTCAGAGCTCGTCGCCGCCCGCTCCACCCTCACCGGGGAGCACCTGGCGCAGTACGTCGGCGCCTGA